CTAGTGATGAAAAAATAAAAGCAGAAAAGCTACTTATAGAGTTAGATGAATGGTTTCCAAAGGACCATGCTATTGCTAATACATTTCGTCAAAAACTTAAACTAGTTATTAATAACTTATCTTTGAATACGTATGTTGCATTTCTTTCTATAATTCAGATGCGTCCTATTATAGAAAATGATATTACAAAACAAATTAAATATGAAATTAAAAACCTTAAACAAATTTTTAAAATTTATTTGAAGCAGTTAGAAAAAATACGTGATGAAGCAGCATGGTTCCCTTTCCCTAATATCCTTATTGAGTTTAATAAAAATTTCAATGAATGTGCAAATATTTTTAATTGGGCATTTACTTCAAATTTTAATGATGCAGAAGTTTTTAAGAAAGCAAGGGGGTATGCACCACTTCTTCAAGAATATTTAGAAGGATTAACACAAAGGTTAAAATTTTTACGGATAGTACGTGACGTAACATTGTTTATTCTTATCTTAGGAAAGACATTTTTTTGGATAGAGGTTATAGGATTATTGCTTTGTGCAACTAGTGTCCCTTTGATTGCTGTTTTTGGAAGTAAAGTTGGACTTGGTTGGTTAAGTACATTGATAAAAGAAGAGCAATGGGGATTACAGCGAGTTTTATTACTTATTATTAGCAGTGTGGCAATAGGTATTTCTGCAATACATACAACATTAGTTTTTGAACGTAAGAGGGATCAATTGATTGCAGAGGCACGTGGACAGCGTGAGAAAATACAACACATAAGGCTTAAACATATTAATGAAGCTAAAAAAGAAAAACAAAAATCTATTGAAAAAATATAGTATTTTTTTTTACTACACTTGTAGTATTATTCTTAAGCCCTATTCGTTAGTACGTTGAATAGATGCTCCAACAGCATTAAGTTTTTTTTCAATAAATTCATAACCTCGATCTAAATGATAAGTTCTTTGTATTGTTGTGATTCCTTTTGCAGCAAGACCTGCAAGAACTAAAGATGCACTTGCACGTAAATCTGAGGCCATAACAGGTGCTCCTTTTAACTCTTTAACACCTGTAACAATAGCTGTGTGTCCGTTTAGGCGGATATTAGCTCCCATTCGAGCAAGTTCTTGTACATGCATGAACCTATTTTCAAAGATAGTTTCATTAACTGTACTAGTTCCATAAGCAATAGACATAAGGGCCATAATTTGTGCTTGCATGTCAGTTGGGAATCCTGGAAATGGCCTTGTTGTTACATCAGTAGCTTTGAGTGTTTTTATAGGGGCAACATAGATACCACATTCTCTTTTTTCAATGTGTATACCCATTTGCATAAATTTATTAATAATAGCTTCCAATTCTTTATAGGGACAACCTGATATAAGCAGTTCTCCCTTTGTAATAGCAGCAGCAGTAAGAAAAGTCCCAGCTTCAATACGATCTGGCATGATACTATATGTACAACCATTAAGAGAAGGGACTCCTTGGATATGAATGACATTTGTACCGTGTCCTTTAATTATTGCACCACAGGCAATAAGAAATCGTGCAAGATCTTCAATTTCAGGTTCTTGAGCAGCATTTTCAAGAATAGTTTCTCCTTCAGCAATTGAGGCTGCTATAAGAAGATTTTCTGTCCCACCAACCGTTGGGAAATCCAAGTAAATATGTGTACCTTTAAGTTTAGTACAGTCCCCTATAAGGTATCCATCTTTTAGGGTAAACTTAGCACCCATTTTTTCAAGTGCTTTGATGTGAAGATCTATAGGACGAGCACCAATAGCACATCCTCCTGGCATAGCTACCTTAGCTTTACCAAGCTTGGCGAGTAGTGGTCCCAGAACAAGAATTGATGCTCTCATTGTACAGACAAGTTCATAAGGCGCCTCATGTTGTAATGTTCCTGGTGTTAGTTCTATACATTGCTCTGTTTGCTGAATAGTGCATCCAAGGATTTCTAGAAGTTTTATTGTTGTCCTAATATCTCGTAACTGCGGAACATTATGTAACGTAACTTTTTTATTTGCTAAAATACTTGCTATTAGAATAGGTAGTGCAGCATTTTTTGAACCACTTACAGTTACTGTGCCTTTAAGTGGGTAACCACCTTCAATAATAAGTTTATCCATGTATTTTTTGCCCCATGATTTGTCCTAATAGCATATTAGATCCTTCTATCTTTTTATTTTATTAGTTATATAAAGTTATTCCATCCATTGTTGATGGATATTTTTTATCTGATTTTTTTGTTTAAAGAAATGGGAATCAAAGAGACTTGGCTTGACCTTATTATTTGTTTAAGATACACACCATCGTGCATATGGCGGATGTAGCTCAGTAGGTAGAGCACCTGGTTGTGGCCCAGGTGGCCGTGGGTTCAAGTCCCATCATTCGCCCCATTCTTATTAATGTTATATTTCCAACGTTAGTCCTACAGGGCAATGATCAGAGCCTTGAATATCCATTTCAATCCAAGCATCACGAATTGTAGGCATAAGTTCTATAGAAACAAAAAAATAGTCTATTCGCCATCCAACATTACGCTCTCGAGCACGCTGTTGATATGACCACCATGAATAATTGTTTGGTATATCCCCATGAACATAGCGAAATGTATCAATATAACCTGCAGCAATAAAACGATCCATCCAGGTTCTTTCTATTGGCAAAAACCCAGAGGTTTCCTCATTTGCTTTTGGGCGAGCAAGGTCTATAGGTCTATGGGCAGTATTAAAGTCTCCACATACGACAATAGGTTTTGTCTTTCTAGCTTCTTCTGCATAATTAAGAAAACTATCATAATAGCCAAGCTTATAGCTTAGACGGTGGTCTCCTTGAGTTCCGTTAGGAAAATAAATATTCATAAAGTGAAAAGATGGATATTCTAAATGGAGTAAACGGCCTTCACCTTGAAAGGTAGGATTAGGTAGTTCAGCTGTAACAGCAAGTGGTTTAGGCTTACTAAATACAGCCACTCCTGAATATCCTTTTTTCTTTATAGAGGCTGACCAGTAAGATAGCCAACCTTCTGGCTTTTGGAGGTTATCTTGGAGTTGTGAAGGATCTACCTTTGTTTCTTGTAAAGCAATAATATCGGATTGATTCTCATGAAACCAATTCCAATGTGGTTTTTTTATGATTGCCCTGAATCCATTGATATTCCATGATGTAAGTCGTAACAAGGAAGGCATAGTAGTCATCCATTTAATAGTCTATTGCTATGGTAAGTCAGCATCATAAGTATATTGCTTCTATAAAAAAATTTAGTAGAAGAATATAGATTATCTAAAAAACAATATTACATGTTAAAGTTATAGCTTTTTTAATATTAATTAATCTTATTAATAGAGAAGCCTAAAAGTATAAGAATTATCTCTTTGCTGTAAGAATCATATAGTTTAGTGGGATAGTAGTAAATATCTTTTCTTTTTTTAAAGTACTAACTGCATCCTTTTGTTTCAAAATTTGTTAAAAATTTTTGTTATCTTTTAATATGTTTTGTTAATCGTTTTAAATTAATGATGGCTTTATAGATGTGATAGGCTCAAGAATAGATGGTTTTCTAGTGAGAGTTGTAGGTTCTTTTTTAGTTGAGTTTATAGATGCTTGATTAGAATACTCTTTAGGTGTTTCTGGTTGTCCGTTAAGTTTAAGCTGAGCTTCTTTTTGTATACTAATATCTTTAGATAATTCTTGTTTTTTTATTGAATTTGAAGGCTTAATTCTAGCTTCCTTTATAGCAGCTTCTTTTTTATTAGAGATTTTTTTATCTTTAGATATAAATGGATTAGAGTTTTTTGGGCTATAGGAGGAAAAAGTTTGCTTGTGTGATACATAGGACTTCCATAGTTTATCAGATAGAAGAGTCCTACTTTCTTCGTGCTGTTCTAGTCCAGTATAGGTTGAAGTACTCCCCAAAAATGAGAGACTCATTTCTCCAAAGGCATACGGTGTATATATCAAAAGGGAGAGGCTTAGAATAGATAAAAATAGGCGAGTCATGTTGAGATCCTCCAACTAATTTATGTTTGTTACAGACTAGTATCGGTTGAAAGTAGAGAATGTTTAGGGACAGTTTTTATATAAAATCACCATTGATGATGAAATGAAGATATTTATCTGATCTTATAATATCGAAAAAATTATCCTTGATTAACAAGGAGTTACTAGGAGCCTATTAATTATAGGTATAGCTCAATGAGTACTTTGTCAGTTCATTGATGAATTTTCTGTTGGTGCAGAAATATTAAGAAATAGGTGTAGTCCCATTAGCCATACCTATTTATATGGGACTTACGACAATAGAGATGTTAGTAGTTATAGGTGGAGGTGGTTTATTATACAACATCTAAAAAGTTAACTATAACTTCACTCCTTCAGGTATCTATTCTTATAGTTATTATGTTTTTTTTTTTGCAGAACATATTCGGAAACTTTTGGAAGAAACAGAAATTGCTGCACACAAAGTTTTTTCAGGGGTAAAGAATTTTTTAAGAATTAATAACTAAGTCCAATAGGATCCTAGTAGTCAAAAATAAGGATCTTATTGGACTTAAAATGCTTAAATTACAATTTGAAGTTAGAATGTTAAACGTGCACTTAATATAATTTGATGCATAAATATTTCTTTTGTTTTTAAACTAGCATTAGCAGTTGCAGTAACAGGTCCTAATGGTAGGAGGTCAACTATTTGACTTTTATTCCAGCTTTTAGTTTCACCTTTACCAAATCCAGCAAAACGATATCCTAAATCAAGAGCAAAAGTTTCTGAAATTTCATATGAAGTACCTACTGTAGCCATCCAGGCAAAGTTCTTTTTTGTTTTATCATCAAGTTTTACTTTGATATCGTAGCCTAAGCTATCTATGATAGCATTAGACTTTGTTTTTACACCAGCAATGCCAAGTCCAACACCTATATATGGTGTAAATGGAGAATCAGTTTTTATATCAAAATATCCGTTTACTAGAAGAGCTCCAAGGGTAATATCCGTCTTTTGCCCATTGTGTTTTATATCCATTTTTTTAAAAAAACTAAATTCAAGCTCTGTACGTATAGGAGTTTGAAACATATGATTAAAATCATATCCAACAGCTAATGCTCCCCCAGGAAGTGATTCTGTTTTTTTATGGCTAACAGAGTCTGAGATAGTTTGTACGTTTACTATACCAATTGTTCCTGTTGTTTTGATATCAACAGGTGCAAATCCCCAAATGAACTTAGGAGCAATATATAATCCTGTTTGTTCAGCTGAAGCAATTGTAGGTGATATAGATAATAAACATGCTGAAAGTAAAATCCATAATTTTCTCATTGAATAATTTCTCCTTTATGTTAGGGCTTAAATTTTTTAATATACTAAACTATAAAAAAAGTAAATAGGATAATTTGTGAACTTATTTTATTTGTTACAATAGGATAAATTACCTTAATAAGGTAAAAGAATTATATTGACATAACATTGTTACAATGTGTAGAAGCATCATTAATTGGGGCTGTAGCTCAATTGGGAGAGCGCTTGAATGGCATTCAAGAGGTAGTCGGTTCAATCCCGACCAGCTCCACCATATTTTTTATAATATATAATAGCTTAATAGTTTAGGTAGCTTTATTATATTAGATTTCTCTTCTTTTTTAAGATACTTTTTATTGTATAATTTACAGTAGTATCATTGTAATTTTTATTTTAGTTAGATAGTAATAGTAAGAATCATCTTACATTACTATCTAACTGTAATTAGTTCTGTCATCTTAACTTCTTATCTACTAGCTAAAAATTAATCAGTCTAAAAGACATTATTATAATAATATTACCTAGTAATAGTTATTATAATATTCATTACCAGTGGATATAAAGTTTAATTTAGAAGGGTATTATGGCTAACAAGTATAAACTCAAAACGAATAATATGCTTAAGTGTGCTGCATGTGGAAACAATGAGTTTGAAGAACATCATAAAGAGAAAGAAGGAAAAGAAAAGTGGATCTATGTTTGCTCAAAGTGTGGATTGATGATGAAATTTATTAATCAGTTGAACGTTGAAAGTTAATAGCCAGGAAGGAGGGGAGTGAGCTCCCCTTTATTTATGCCTGTAATATTGTACCAGAGTATATTAATTTGGAATTAAACTAAGGATGAGCTATGTAACTTCATTTAACTTTGAGTATTGGAGGTCCTATGGGTAATAACAATAATGATAATGGAATATCAGTTAATTCTCTACCATTTAGAGATGGGAAGTCAGCAGAACCACACTATTCTAATACTATCCCCCAAAGTAAATATAAAATTTCTCAAAGACCAACACCACCTGGAGTTGAGCCTATGACTTCAGGTTCATTTAAAACTCCAGATAATACTACAGAAAAGATTAAGGCTATGGACTCAGTTCGTGTCAATGGTCATGATATGGCTATTACAACTAATCTTGGCGTAAAAATAGCTAATAATCAAAATACACTTAGGGCAGGAGTACGTGGTCCATCGTTACTAGAAGATTTTCATCTTCATGAGAAGTTAGCACACTTCCATCGTGAAAGAATTCCTGAGCGAGTTGTACATGCAAGGGGGTCAGGAGCTTATGGATATTTTCAAGTATATAAATCAATGAGGCAATATACAAAAGCTGCTTTTCTTCAGGATCCAGGAGTCAAAACGCCAGTTTTTGTTCGTTTTTCTACTGTACAAGGTTTTAGGGGTTCTCCTGATACTGCAAGAGATTTACGAGGCTGGGCAACAAAGTTTTATACTCAAGAAGGTAACTTTGACTTAGTAGGTAATAATACAGCTGTATTTTTTATACAAGATGCTATCAAATTCCCAGATTTTGTGCATGCTGTAAAACCTGAACCACATAATGAGGTTCCTCAAGGACAGTCTGCACATGATAATTTTTGGGATTATGTATCATTACAACCTGAAACATTGCATAATGTTATGTGGGCTATGTCTGATCGTGGTATTCCAAGGAGCTATCGCATGATGGAAGGGTTTGGCATACATACATTTAGACTTATTAATGAGCAGGATAAAAGTTGTTTTGTTCGTTTTCATTGGAAGCCAGTGTATGGTACTAGTTCTCTTCTTTGGGATGAAGCACAAATTCTTACAGGACGTGATCCTGATTTTCATCGTAAGGATCTTTGGCAAGCAATTGAAGCTGGGGATTATCCTGAGTATGAGTTAGGACTACAAATTATTCCAGAAGAAGATGAGCATAAATTTGACTTTGATATTTTAGACGCTACAAAGTTAATCCCAGAAGCATTAGTCCCTATAGAACTTGTAGGGAAAATGGTATTAAACCGTAATCCAGATAATTTTTTTGCAGAGACTGAACAAGCTGCATTCTGTCCTGCTAATATTGTACCTGGGATTGATTTTTCAGATGATCCACTCTTACAAGGCCGTATTTTTTCTTATTTTGATACTCAATTGCATAGATTAGGTGGGCCAAATTTTAATGAAATACCTATAAATAGGCCTATTTGTCCTGTTACTAATCAACAGCGTGATGGAAATCATCGTATGCAAATTGATTCTACTGTTGCTAATTATGAGCCAAATACTGTAAGTGGAAATTGGCCTCGTGAAGTACAACCATCAGAGCATGGTGGAGGGTTTACTACATATAAAAGTAAAGTTGAAGGGACTAAAGTACGTGAGCGTAGTCCATCTTTTTTTGACTATTACTCACAACCACGCTTATTTTGGTTAAGTCAAACAGCCCCAGAACAAAAGCATATAATTGATGCATTTAGTTTTGAGCTTAGCAAGGTAATGCGACCATATATACGGGAGCGTATAGTAGATTTACTTAGTTATATAGATCGTGATCTTGCTAAAGGTGTTGCTACTAATCTTGGTTTAACTTTAAGTCAAGAACAATTGTCATACGATCTTCCTAAGCCAGTAAATGGATTAACTAGTGATCCATCGCTTAGTTTATACGCTAAAAATAAACAAAATATAAAATCAAGACGAGTAGCACTACTTGTTGCAGATGGTGTAAGTAAGGAGTCAATAGAAACTATTAGCAATATGTTACATAAAGAAGGAGTATATCCACAGTTTTTTGCGCCACATATGGGAAGTATTAAGACGGAAGAGGGTAATGAAATAACAGTTGATGGTACTATTGAAGGGAATCCTTCAGTTGTTGTAGATGCTGTTATTGTTCCTCAAGGGAAACAAAGTCTAAATACATTATTAAATGATGGCAATGCAAAATATTATTTATGTCAAGCATATAAACACCTTAAGCCTATAGGGCTTCCTGGAAATACAAAAGAAATGCTTAGCTATATAGGGTTATCAGAAAATGATATTGATGAAGGATTAGTATTGGCTCCTGATAGTCCAAAAATGATAGGAAAATTTATAGATGCTATGAAACAACATAGGATATGGTCTAGAGAATCTAAGATAACAAGCTTCTCTGCATGAGTATGTAATTATTTATAAGTAACTGCTAAAGAGCTCTCTTTTTATAAGGGAGTTCTTGTATATTTTTTTATTTTTATACTAACCTAGTGTTTAACTTCATTATTTAATTTTGTTATATAAATTTTAATATATATATATTATCTATAAGACGAAAATAAATTAGATAGTTATACCTAAATATACTATATTAAATTTTGTTAATTACTAGTTATTTAATAAGTTTTACCTATTAAATAAACTATACAAAATTAGTAAAAATTTTTACTAATGATTAAATATTATAGTTTATTATATTACTTATGTTATTTAAAGAATATATTAATTAGTATGTATAAAATAAGATTTCTATTTCTAACAATATTAGAATTAATATATTTTATTATAAATTACTAAAAACAAAAGGGAAAAATATTTTTAATAATAGAATAATAGATAAATACTTTTATATTTAGATGAACTAAGTTGATATATTGAAATTTATCATAGTATTGATACATTTTAAATTATGTTAATTTAGTACATAAAATAATTTTTAAAATGTTACAAAAAGTTTTATTTTTACAATTATTATATCAGTAAATTGTAAGTCTCATAATATTTGAACTATAAAAATATTGTGAGACTTCTTAATATGTTAGAAGAAACATAAGCTTTTTATATTAATTTAATAACATATTTTATTATATGCTTAACTAGACATATTCAACCATGTAGCTATATTCAAATACTATAATAAATTTTAATAATTTTTACTTATTATATATACATTATATAAAATAATTTTGTATGGTTAATTTTATTAAAATTAATATAATTATATATGCTTAAAATTATAGTAAATTCTTATTTATAATATCAAATATAACCTATTACTATTTTTAGAATAAAGATTAACTTAGTTACAGTGAAGTGTAATGTTTATATATAGATACAATATATTTTTCCACCATATTAAAAAAAGTTATATTATATAACTAAATTTGATTATTATTGATGATGCATGGCCTTCAAGCAATTGTGATTTTACTTTGTGTAGAATTAATATGGAGGATTCCAATATGCGCTGGAAAGATATTTCTATTTTTAAAAAGTTATTAATAGGCTTTTCTATAGTTATTCTTGCAGGGGTTATTGGGCTTGCAAATGATTATTTTGAAGTGACTAGGATTCGAAATATTACAGATCAAGTCTTATTAGCTGTTAATTATAGAAAAGCTATTTTGAATGCTGAAGTTGCACACCTTACATGGGTAAATAAAGTTGCTAACTATCTTATTGAAAGGGGGAAAAATGAATTACATGTTGAGTTAAATGATCATCTATGTACATTTGGTAAGTTACTTTATGGGGAGCAACGGAAAGAAATAGAAGAACGTATACCAGAAACTAAGTCTTTATTTCTTTTTATAGAGGGACCACACAACCGTCTTCATCAATCTGTTATTGGCATCACAGCTGCTATGGGAGAAGGTAAAATAAATGAAGCATCACAAATTTTTCAGAATGTTACTTTAAAAGAACTTGATCTTATTCGAACAACTCTTAATAAGCTTGTTGTCGTTTTTGATGCTAGGTCTACAGTTCTTGAAGATTCACTTATAAATACAATCCATTTTGCATTAGTCGTTATATTATTATGTGTAGCTGTGATGCTAATTGGTGGTTTACTTTTATCTTTATTCCTTGGAAGAAGTATTGTTAGACCAATATGGAAGCTAGTAGCTTATGCTCATGAAGTAAGTGAAGGAAATTTAAAAGATCCAACATTAAATCAAAAAGATGAAGTTGGTCAGCTTGCAGGAACATTAGGAATAATGGTTAATAAACTTAAGAAAACTATTGAAGAAGCAAATATGAAGGCAGATGAGGCCTATAGAAAGGAAGAAGAAGCAAATGCA
The sequence above is drawn from the Lawsonia intracellularis PHE/MN1-00 genome and encodes:
- the murA gene encoding UDP-N-acetylglucosamine 1-carboxyvinyltransferase — protein: MDKLIIEGGYPLKGTVTVSGSKNAALPILIASILANKKVTLHNVPQLRDIRTTIKLLEILGCTIQQTEQCIELTPGTLQHEAPYELVCTMRASILVLGPLLAKLGKAKVAMPGGCAIGARPIDLHIKALEKMGAKFTLKDGYLIGDCTKLKGTHIYLDFPTVGGTENLLIAASIAEGETILENAAQEPEIEDLARFLIACGAIIKGHGTNVIHIQGVPSLNGCTYSIMPDRIEAGTFLTAAAITKGELLISGCPYKELEAIINKFMQMGIHIEKRECGIYVAPIKTLKATDVTTRPFPGFPTDMQAQIMALMSIAYGTSTVNETIFENRFMHVQELARMGANIRLNGHTAIVTGVKELKGAPVMASDLRASASLVLAGLAAKGITTIQRTYHLDRGYEFIEKKLNAVGASIQRTNE
- a CDS encoding exodeoxyribonuclease III, which gives rise to MPSLLRLTSWNINGFRAIIKKPHWNWFHENQSDIIALQETKVDPSQLQDNLQKPEGWLSYWSASIKKKGYSGVAVFSKPKPLAVTAELPNPTFQGEGRLLHLEYPSFHFMNIYFPNGTQGDHRLSYKLGYYDSFLNYAEEARKTKPIVVCGDFNTAHRPIDLARPKANEETSGFLPIERTWMDRFIAAGYIDTFRYVHGDIPNNYSWWSYQQRARERNVGWRIDYFFVSIELMPTIRDAWIEMDIQGSDHCPVGLTLEI
- a CDS encoding outer membrane protein; amino-acid sequence: MRKLWILLSACLLSISPTIASAEQTGLYIAPKFIWGFAPVDIKTTGTIGIVNVQTISDSVSHKKTESLPGGALAVGYDFNHMFQTPIRTELEFSFFKKMDIKHNGQKTDITLGALLVNGYFDIKTDSPFTPYIGVGLGIAGVKTKSNAIIDSLGYDIKVKLDDKTKKNFAWMATVGTSYEISETFALDLGYRFAGFGKGETKSWNKSQIVDLLPLGPVTATANASLKTKEIFMHQIILSARLTF
- the katE gene encoding catalase HPII; translated protein: MGNNNNDNGISVNSLPFRDGKSAEPHYSNTIPQSKYKISQRPTPPGVEPMTSGSFKTPDNTTEKIKAMDSVRVNGHDMAITTNLGVKIANNQNTLRAGVRGPSLLEDFHLHEKLAHFHRERIPERVVHARGSGAYGYFQVYKSMRQYTKAAFLQDPGVKTPVFVRFSTVQGFRGSPDTARDLRGWATKFYTQEGNFDLVGNNTAVFFIQDAIKFPDFVHAVKPEPHNEVPQGQSAHDNFWDYVSLQPETLHNVMWAMSDRGIPRSYRMMEGFGIHTFRLINEQDKSCFVRFHWKPVYGTSSLLWDEAQILTGRDPDFHRKDLWQAIEAGDYPEYELGLQIIPEEDEHKFDFDILDATKLIPEALVPIELVGKMVLNRNPDNFFAETEQAAFCPANIVPGIDFSDDPLLQGRIFSYFDTQLHRLGGPNFNEIPINRPICPVTNQQRDGNHRMQIDSTVANYEPNTVSGNWPREVQPSEHGGGFTTYKSKVEGTKVRERSPSFFDYYSQPRLFWLSQTAPEQKHIIDAFSFELSKVMRPYIRERIVDLLSYIDRDLAKGVATNLGLTLSQEQLSYDLPKPVNGLTSDPSLSLYAKNKQNIKSRRVALLVADGVSKESIETISNMLHKEGVYPQFFAPHMGSIKTEEGNEITVDGTIEGNPSVVVDAVIVPQGKQSLNTLLNDGNAKYYLCQAYKHLKPIGLPGNTKEMLSYIGLSENDIDEGLVLAPDSPKMIGKFIDAMKQHRIWSRESKITSFSA